From Gloeocapsa sp. PCC 73106:
TTAAGATTGATTACCTTAATCCAATGGGGACAAAACCCGCTTCTAGCAATAATTGTTGTCCCTGATCGCTCAGTAGTAAATTAGCATAGGCGTTACCCGCTTGTTCATCTAATTCACCGTTTTCCTTAATGATCACGAACATTCTCCGAGTAATCGGGTATTCTCCCGCTTTAAAAGCTGTCATATTGAGTTGATTGCGCTCTTTAGGACATTGAGCGGATGTAACTAAAGGCTCTTGATAAGGGGGTACAAATTTACCCGACTCTTTTCCGATGGGAAGACCTTTAACGGTGCATTGCGGTACTACTTCTGGAGCTGAAGCGTAGTAAATACCTCCTGGATTTTCACCAACTTTTCTTAAACCCAGAGTGGTGTTGTAGACAAATTCCACGTTACTAGCTAAAGGAACAGATCCTAATACGTCTTGAAGAAAAAAATCGACCGTCCCTCCTGTGTTTGGATATCGCGAATAGGCGATAATGGGTAAAGATGGTCCTCCTACTTCACTCCAGTTAGTAATTTTTCCCGTATAAATATCTTGTAACTGTTTCACAGTAATCCCTGCTACGGGTAAATCGGGATGAACCGCGATCGCTAGCGCTTCCAAACCTACTGGTACCTCTTTTAAATTAAATCCATTAGCTTTAGCTTTCTCGTAATCTTCAGCCTTAAGTGGGCGGGAAGACTGAGAGAAGGATAATTGACCAGCTACGAGCATTCTAATACCGGTACTCGACCCTGGCGGCTCCGTTAGAGAGTCTGTATAACGCAGTTGAAAAGAAGGTATAGCGGCTTGAATTTTGGAATCTACTATATCTCGAACAGGTGCCCAAGTAGTACTTCCTCCATAGTTAAATAAGCCCGTGGGAACTTCAGGAACTTCGGCAAAGATTATTGAATCTTGATCTGATAATATTATGGCGCGAGTAGATGGTAATTCTGCTTCTTCTTTTAAATCCGAATTGGTAAACAGATTAAACAAACTCCATCCTGCGACACCGACAATACTTAGACTAAACAAGAACGCTAGTAGCAGTTTAATGACTTGATTTTGAGCAGACATACTGTTTATACCTAATTTAATCCTCGGACCATACCTTCAACTGTAGATACACAAAAAAGGAAGCGATCGCTAATAGTAAAACGGTTCCTGCAGCAGCGTAGGCAAATTTAAATTGGAAAAAAGCCTCCTGGTAAATATAATACACCAAAATATTAGTAGAATTGAGGGGACCTCCCCCAGTGATGATATAAACCTGTTCAAAGCTACGTAGGGTAAAAATTACCGTGGTTACAGTGACAAAGACTAGAGTCGGTCGCAATCCAGGGAGAGTAATCTGCCAAAATTTCGCCCAAGCATTAGCCCCATCCAATTCAGCCGCTTCATAGCGCGATTGAGGGATAGTCTGTAAACCCGCTAAAAATACCACCAAATTAAAGCCGATTTGTTTCCAAATACCCAGTAAAATTAACACAGGCATAGCCCAGATAGAACTACTTAGCCAGGGAATTGGTGGCCAACCCCAAAAGCTTAAAAGATAATTTACCGGTCCATCGGTTTGAAACAGCCAACGAAAACCCAAACCTACCGCCACTAGAGAAGTGATCGAAGGGATAAAATAAGCGGTTCGGAGTAATCCAGTACCAGGTAAAGATTGATTGAGTAAAACAGCTAAAACTAAAGGAATAATTAAGCTAGGTATGACCGTGGCAATGGTAAAATAAAGCGTGTTACCAATTACTTGGCGAAAATCACTATCAGTTAGTAGTTTGAGGTAATTTTGCCCTCCTACCCACCGAGAGTTACTTAAATTACCGTCAGTAAAACTGAGATAAACTAAGTAAACTATGGGCCAAAATAAAAAAATACCTAGCAAAATTAAAGCCGGAGTCAAAAAACTCCAAGCCACAAAGCTATCTTGATCCAGCCAGGTGATTGGGGAAAATCTTTTTTTCATGCTTGTTATTATCCATGAATAATGTATCCAATTCCAGACTAATTTCTCCACCGTTGTCTGAACTCACCAAAAAATCGGGCAAGCCATTAAAATTAGCGGTTTTAGCGTCTGGACAGGGTAGTAACTTTGAAGCGATCGCCCAAAGTATTGACTCAGGACAGCTTAATGCTCAAGTAGCCATAGTAATCTATAATAATCCTGAAGCTCAAGTAAGCGAACGGGCTCAAAACTGGCAAGTTC
This genomic window contains:
- a CDS encoding PstS family phosphate ABC transporter substrate-binding protein — translated: MSAQNQVIKLLLAFLFSLSIVGVAGWSLFNLFTNSDLKEEAELPSTRAIILSDQDSIIFAEVPEVPTGLFNYGGSTTWAPVRDIVDSKIQAAIPSFQLRYTDSLTEPPGSSTGIRMLVAGQLSFSQSSRPLKAEDYEKAKANGFNLKEVPVGLEALAIAVHPDLPVAGITVKQLQDIYTGKITNWSEVGGPSLPIIAYSRYPNTGGTVDFFLQDVLGSVPLASNVEFVYNTTLGLRKVGENPGGIYYASAPEVVPQCTVKGLPIGKESGKFVPPYQEPLVTSAQCPKERNQLNMTAFKAGEYPITRRMFVIIKENGELDEQAGNAYANLLLSDQGQQLLLEAGFVPIGLR
- a CDS encoding carbohydrate ABC transporter permease, producing MKKRFSPITWLDQDSFVAWSFLTPALILLGIFLFWPIVYLVYLSFTDGNLSNSRWVGGQNYLKLLTDSDFRQVIGNTLYFTIATVIPSLIIPLVLAVLLNQSLPGTGLLRTAYFIPSITSLVAVGLGFRWLFQTDGPVNYLLSFWGWPPIPWLSSSIWAMPVLILLGIWKQIGFNLVVFLAGLQTIPQSRYEAAELDGANAWAKFWQITLPGLRPTLVFVTVTTVIFTLRSFEQVYIITGGGPLNSTNILVYYIYQEAFFQFKFAYAAAGTVLLLAIASFFVYLQLKVWSED